A genomic window from Henningerozyma blattae CBS 6284 chromosome 3, complete genome includes:
- the GWT1 gene encoding glucosaminyl-phosphotidylinositol O-acyltransferase (similar to Saccharomyces cerevisiae GWT1 (YJL091C); ancestral locus Anc_1.275): MSTLKERKEEFVSGLDGGSIEEINLVTSVSLVSYVCWYLYSDNRNSIWLDFVLNWISMLLSITKYSDNIVLLNLLLIVPAVIFNANNIKNKLFKKQNSNKIQKNDEIKDFALPKIPFLTAYRSSMLVITMIAILAVDFQIFPRRFAKVETWGTSLMDLGVGSFVFSNGIVAARSLLKDKMSPNGKNPLFQRIIVSFRSGGTLLVIGLLRTYFVKNLEYQEHVTEYGVHWNFFLTLAFLPPALVLVDPIAEFIPRVLIALGIGLTYEFCQLYNEGQLLKFMILGPRTNIFNSNREGILSFFGYCSIFLLGQSTGFYILGNAPTKNNLYKPSVDILLNGSSTKQSRRSNIKNNQQKSISTWDRLTTVTPIAGLLLSSLISIAIYQIIMAYHPYNISRRFANLPYCSWVVAYNLSFLSMYCLIGNLLGNDDYDSKVPITLEACNRNGLIMFLLSNVTTGVVNMMIPTIDSTDIEALAILIAYSLFLCGVSMILFKKGWFIKI, translated from the coding sequence ATGTCGACTTTAAAAGAACgtaaagaagaatttgttTCTGGCTTAGACGGTGGATCTATAGAAGAAATTAACCTGGTTACCTCTGTTTCATTAGTTTCCTATGTTTGCTGGTATCTGTACTCTGATAATAGAAATAGTATATGGTTAGATTTCGTATTAAATTGGATTTCTAtgttattatcaattacaaaatattcgGATAACATTGTCCTATTAAACCTACTGCTTATTGTACCAGCAGTCATATTTAACGCCAATAATATCAAGAATAAATTGTTCAAGAAgcaaaattcaaataaaattcagaaaaatgatgaaataaaGGATTTTGCATTACCAAAGATTCCATTCCTTACTGCATACCGTAGCAGTATGCTGGTTATTACTATGATTGCTATTTTGGCTGTTGATTTTCAGATTTTCCCTCGTAGATTTGCCAAGGTAGAGACTTGGGGAACATCACTAATGGATTTAGGTGTTGGTTCATTTGTATTTAGTAATGGTATTGTCGCAGCTAGAAGTTTATTGAAAGATAAGATGAGTCCAAATGGCAAAAACCCCTTATTTCAGCGAATTATTGTTTCATTTAGATCAGGTGGAACATTACTAGTTATAGGATTACTAAGAACatattttgttaaaaatttagaatatCAAGAGCATGTTACAGAGTACGGCGTTCATTGGAATTTCTTCTTAACCCTTGCATTTCTACCACCTGCTTTAGTTCTTGTTGATCCTATAGCAGAATTCATTCCAAGGGTTTTAATAGCCCTCGGTATTGGATTAACCTATGAATTTTGTCAATTGTATAACGAGGGCCAACTATTGAAGTTTATGATTCTAGGTCCTAGAActaatatattcaattctAATAGAGAAGGTattctttcattttttgGATATTGCTCTATCTTTTTACTTGGTCAAAGTACTGGATTTTATATCCTCGGTAATGCACCaactaaaaataatctttATAAACCATCAGTAGATATCCTTTTGAATGGTTCATCTACCAAACAATCTAGGAGATCTAACATCAAAAACAATCAACAGAAAAGCATTAGCACATGGGATAGATTAACTACTGTAACACCAATTGCAGGGCTATTACTTTCATCATTGATCTCAATTGCTATATATCAAATCATTATGGCATACCACCCTTATAATATATCTCGAAGATTTGCCAATTTACCATACTGTAGTTGGGTTGTTGCATACAATCTAAGCTTTTTATCAATGTACTGCCTAATAGGTAACTTATTGGGCAATGATGACTATGATTCTAAAGTCCCAATTACATTGGAAGCATGTAATAGAAACGGGTTGATCATGTTTTTGTTGAGTAACGTTACCACAGGGGTTGTCAATATGATGATACCAACTATAGATTCCACTGACATCGAAGCATTGGCCATTTTAATTGCGTATTCTCTCTTTTTATGTGGTGTTTCTATGATTCTTTTTAAGAAAGGATGGTTCATCAAAATATAA